The genomic DNA CGGTGCGGCTTGCGCTCCTGAACCGAAGCGAGGTCAGCCAGCAGGGAGGAACGTGAGCGCCAGTAGGCCGGTGAGCATTGTCTCTGGCCAATAACACTACATGGACGCCAGCGACCCATAGCCTGACCCCAAAAAAGAGAGAGCAGGCAGGAAGGAGATGGGCCCAACCTGCTTGCTCTCTCCGCTGCTGCCGGGTAGGCTGTCCTGCACCCCGGCAGCAGCACGCACGCTATTCTAGGCTATCTTACGTCCTGCTGCTGCCAGACAGATCAGGTTGAGGAGGGAAGCCGGCTAGCTTCCCGCCTCAAGCTGAGCCTGGGCCTGAGCTACCAACTCCTCAACAGAAGGGCGCCCGGGAAACGTCGGGTAGACACTCACCTTGCGCTGCGTGCGCGAGGCATGGCCAAACTTCACATATCCGTCGATGAGCGCAAAGAGCGTGTAATCGCGCCCAACCCCCACATTGTCGCCGGGCTTGATCTTCGTACCGCGCTGCCGTACGATAATGGTCCCGGCGGTCACAAGCTGGCCATCGTAGCGCTTCACGCCCAGGCGCTTCGCCTTGCTATCGCGACCATTGCGCGAGCTACCAACACCTTTTTTATGCGCCATAGCTGGTAAACCTCACGATCTCTACTCTACTCTACTCTTCGCTTGAGGCTTGAGAAGCTTCACCCTCCTGGGACCGTACGCGGCGACGGCGACGAGTCCGGGCCTGCCCCTCTGCTTCGGCGGCGCTGGCAGCAGTCTCGGCGGCAGCTCCTGGCTCTGCAGCCGCGGGCTGCAGAGCCGCCCCCGACACCGGTGTGCCCTGCTCAGCCGCAGCGGGGGCCTGGCCAGTCACGAGGCTCACCCCGTCGAGCAGGATGTCATCGATGGTCAGGATGCTAATCTCCTGGCGATGACCCCGGCGACGGCGATAGCGCTTCTTCGACTTATACTTGAAGACAACGACTTTATGACCCCGTGCATGCTGCTTGACGGTAGCCAACACGGTGGCGTTCTCCACCAGCGGACGCCCGATCAAGGTGCGATCAGCGTCCGAGAGCAGCAGGACATCGCCAACGCGGATCTGGGTGCCCTCCTGCACGGGGAGGCGATTGACCTCCAGGGTCTCGCCTACCTCAACTTTGAATTGTCTCCCACCACTTTTAATAACTGCGAACATTGCTTCTGTTCGGCTCCTTTACCTCTACCTCCGCTCATCAACGCTGTGCGGCAATCACTTTCTCCAGACTTCAATCGCCACTCGGCCTTGCTGCCTGCCTTGAGCCAACAGCCAGGATGAGTCACGGCATACACACAACAGGTATGCGGTGCGGGCGGGATACGTCGAAGGCGTGGGTGGAGACCTTCGGCACAGTTCCCGGGCCGTGCGCATAAGAGTGCTCAGTTGTTCCCCTCGGTCGAGCGCAGGACAGAACCAGGCAGAGAAAGTGGCAGCAGCTGCACCAGAGAGAAAGAGCGGCAGACCTTCACTCGGGAAGGAGCAACCTCGCTCGATTCGGCCTGTTCTGCCTGTCCATCTGCTCACCAGAAGAGAGCGCACACGGCCAGCGATAATCAGGATACGATTTCTGTTCGAGCCTGGAGAGGGCGCGTCTCTGGCCCTGCCTGCCTACCTGACTGCCTGGGCCAGGCCACGAGACTGATCTCAGCCACCATCTGGGATGAGACTACCTGGCGCGAGGCAAACCCTGGCTTGACTGGACCTGACTGACACACCCTGCCGCCGCGGGCAGTCTTGCCGCCCAGGCCCGGGCGGGAGCGGATGCTTGTTTGCAGTGCGCAGCCAGCGCTGCACCTGCAGGGCTGGACCGCGACACCCGAGAGCGATACGTTAGATGCTTCGTCATGATAGCAAGCCCACAAGCGCTTTGTCAAGCATGGGTCCGCTCACCCTGGCTAGCCAGCGAGCCGGGGGAGGGAACAGGCCGCTATCACAGATGGACCCTATAGGCTATATGGTAACCAGCGCCAGCGCAGCCAACACGTGGCCGGCCCGTGCTATGATATGCTATAGTTGTGGTAGTCAGCGGTGTCGACCGCCCGGTCAAGCCGCTTGCCAGGCCAGATCGGAGCGCGTTGCAGTGATGGAAAGAAAAAGCGGGCATATCGAGCGGCCCGAGCTGGAGCGCTATTCGGACAGCCCCCTCTTCAATACGAAAGCCGTCGTTCAGCAGACCGGTATACCGGCGCCTACGCTGCGAGCCTGGGAGAGTCGCTACGCCATCCTCTCACCAGAGCGAGCCACTAACGCCTATCGTCTCTATTCCGAGCGCGATATCGCCCTCATTCGCTGGCTCAAAGAGCGCGTTGACAGCGGCATGGCTATCAGCCAGGCGGTGGCCCTCTGGCGTCATCTGGAGGAGGAATATCAGAAGGCGCGCCAGCTCCAGCAGATGGCCGCTGAGTGGCCAGCTGAGCGCCGCCCAGCCTTCCATATTGCCCTCCCCTTTGGGGCAACATCAGTCCGCCCTGAAGGAGGCAGCAGCCCCCAAACGATAGCGGAGCCACAGCCCCCGAGCAACGCCAACCCGCCTGCCACCAGCAGCACGCTGCCAGCAAACGCCTCTCCTGCCTTGTACAACATTCGCAGAGTACAGGAGGAGCTGATCGATGCCTTTAAGTGCCTGGATGACATCCGTGCCCAGCGCCTCCTGGCCTCGCTGCTGGCCGTCTACCCGGTCGAACAGGTCTGTGCCGAGGTGGTGACCCCAGTGCTTTGGCAGGTCGGTCACCTCTGGGAGACAGGCCGCCTCAGTGTGGCCATCGAGCACTTCGCCAGCAATTTCGTCCGCGGCTTCCTCACCAACCTGCTCTATATTTCGGTGAACGAGAATTATGGGCCGCTGATCATCTGCGGCTGCGCGCCAGGCGAGCCGCACGAGCTGGCCGCGCTGATGCTCGCTTTGCTCCTGCGCCGCGCCGGGATGCGCACGATTTACCTCGGCCAGAGCATCGAGATCGGTAGCTTGCTGGAAGTGGTGCGCGAGATGCAGCCGGTCATGCTCTGCATCTCGGTCACGATGCCGGCCTATGTGGCGACCCTGATCGACCTGGCACGCCGCCTACAGGAACAGCCTGAGCCGCGCCCACTGCTGGTTTTCGGCGGGCAGGCTTTTCTCTACCATAGCGAGCTGGCCCACCACGTACCTGGCGGCCTCTACCTGAGCGGCCCCATCCAGCAGGTCGTTCACGAGCTGCGTCAGGTCCTACACGATTACCTGGCCAGTGGCCCGGCGCGCTCACACGAGTCGCAGAGCAATGCCAACCCTGATGCCGACAGCTCCCCGGGCGGCGCCCTCCCGTCCTTTTCACCGACGCGTCCCACCCCCTAGCACCATGACTTGACAGGTCCCTGCTCCTTCCGCTTAACTGTCTCTATGGCAATGGGCCGGGCCGGGCGCTCTGCTCTCGCTCGCGCTCTCCCCGGCGGATAGCAGCCAGCCAGCCAGCTAACCAGCCAGTCAGGCTGGAGCCTGGGCCTGCGGTATCAGCGCCCTCTTTCTTATCTTGCCAGCAAGCTATACAGGGAGCAGGCAACAGGCAACGGGACAGCTTAGACAGGCTTGAAGCGAAAGGGAAGAACAATGAAGGAAGCAGCTCTCTCCGATGTCCTCGTCATCGATCTCTCGCGTGTTTTGGCCGGCCCCTATTGTACGATGATTCTCGGCGATCTCGGGGCCACAGTGATCAAAGTCGAGCAGCCAGGCAAAGGCGACGACACGCGCCAGTTCGGTCCGCCCTACATCGCCGGCGAGAGCGCCTACTATTTGGGACTCAACCGCAACAAGCTGAGCATCACCCTGGATTTCACGCGCGAAGACGATCGTCAACGCCTCTTAGAGCTGATTAAGAAGGCGACTGTTCTGGTGGAGAACTTCCGCCCCGGGACGCTGGCCCGCTACGGCCTGGGGTATGAGGATTTGCGCGAGATCAACCCCGGCTTGATCTATTGTTCAATCAGCGGCTATGGCCAGACCGGCCCTTATG from Thermogemmatispora onikobensis includes the following:
- the rpmA gene encoding 50S ribosomal protein L27, which produces MAHKKGVGSSRNGRDSKAKRLGVKRYDGQLVTAGTIIVRQRGTKIKPGDNVGVGRDYTLFALIDGYVKFGHASRTQRKVSVYPTFPGRPSVEELVAQAQAQLEAGS
- the rplU gene encoding 50S ribosomal protein L21 produces the protein MFAVIKSGGRQFKVEVGETLEVNRLPVQEGTQIRVGDVLLLSDADRTLIGRPLVENATVLATVKQHARGHKVVVFKYKSKKRYRRRRGHRQEISILTIDDILLDGVSLVTGQAPAAAEQGTPVSGAALQPAAAEPGAAAETAASAAEAEGQARTRRRRRVRSQEGEASQASSEE
- a CDS encoding MerR family transcriptional regulator; the encoded protein is MERKSGHIERPELERYSDSPLFNTKAVVQQTGIPAPTLRAWESRYAILSPERATNAYRLYSERDIALIRWLKERVDSGMAISQAVALWRHLEEEYQKARQLQQMAAEWPAERRPAFHIALPFGATSVRPEGGSSPQTIAEPQPPSNANPPATSSTLPANASPALYNIRRVQEELIDAFKCLDDIRAQRLLASLLAVYPVEQVCAEVVTPVLWQVGHLWETGRLSVAIEHFASNFVRGFLTNLLYISVNENYGPLIICGCAPGEPHELAALMLALLLRRAGMRTIYLGQSIEIGSLLEVVREMQPVMLCISVTMPAYVATLIDLARRLQEQPEPRPLLVFGGQAFLYHSELAHHVPGGLYLSGPIQQVVHELRQVLHDYLASGPARSHESQSNANPDADSSPGGALPSFSPTRPTP